TCGGGTCGCACGCTCAAGGAAAACGGGCTGGTCGAGGTCGAGACGATCATGGAGGTGTCGAGCCGCCTGATCGCCAACCGCGCCGCGTTCAAGACGCGCGCCGAAGTCGTGCCACTGGTCGACGCTTTCCGCCGGGCGGTCGCGGCATGATCCGCCTGTCCACCTCCGAACCCGGCTTCGCCCAGGCGTTTCGCGAGCTGGTCGATGCGCGGCGCGAGGCCGACGCCGATGTCGCGCGCGATGTGCGCACCATCGTCGCATCCGTCCGCGACGAGGGCGACGCCGCGCTGCACGCATTTACCCGCAAGTTCGACAAGCACGACCTTAACGAAACCGGCTGGCGGATCGAGAAGAGCGACTGCGCCGTGGCGTTCGATGCGCTTGCGCCCGACCTGCGCAACGCACTGCAACTCGCTGCATCACGCATTACCGCGTACCATGCGTTGCAGAAGCCCAGCGACAGCGACACGACCGACACCGCCGGCATCCGCACCGGCGCGCGCTGGAGTGCCGTCGAAGCAGCCGGTGTCTATGTCCCCGGCGGCCGCGCGGCCTATCCCAGCTCGGTGCTGATGAACGCGATCCCCGCCAAGGTCGCGGGCGTCGATCGCGTCGTGATGGTCACCCCGACCCCGGATGGCGAGATCAACCCGCTCGTCCTCGCCGCCGCGCATATCGCCGGGGTGGATGAAATCTGGCGCGTGGGCGGAGCGCAGGCGATCGCCGCGCTCGCCTATGGCACCGGGCGGATCGCTGCCGTCGATGTCATCACCGGCCCCGGCAATGCCTGGGTCGCGGAGGCCAAGCGCCAGCTGTACGGCGTGGTCGGCATCGACATGGTCGCGGGGCCGAGCGAGATCGTCGTCGTCGCCGATGGCAAGAACGACCCCGAATGGATCGCCGCCGATCTGCTCAGCCAGTCCGAACATGACCCGACCAGCCAGTCGATCCTGATCACCGACGACGCGGTGCTGGCGGGCAAGGTGGCCGAAGCGGTCGATCGCCAGATCGGCGAGCTGTCGACGCGCAACGTCGCGCGGCAGAGCTGGGACGCCAACGGCGCGATCATCCTGACCGCGAACCTCGACGAGGCGATCCCGCTGGTCAACAAGCTCGCGCCCGAGCATCTGGAACTGGCGGTGGACGATCCCGATGCGCTGTTCGCGCGCGTGCGCCATGCCGGATCGGTGTTCCTCGGCCGGATGACGCCCGAAGCGATCGGCGATTATGTCGCTGGCCCCAACCACGTCCTGCCCACCGGCCGCCGCGCACGCTTTGCCAGCGGCCTGTCGGTGCTCGATTTCATGAAGCGCACCAGCTTCCTCGCACTCGATGCACAGGGGCTGGCGGCGATCGGCCCCGCCGCAGTGGCGCTGGCGGAGGCCGAAGGGCTTCCGGCGCATGCCAAGTCGGTGGCGCTGCGGCTCGGACATCCGCGATGAATGCGGTGAGATGGACGCTGGATGACGCTGAAGAGTTAGCCGAGCTCTATCCTGACACCTTCCATATCGCGCCAAAGGAAACACGCGTCCGACTGGAGCCGGGCGAATACGCCAAAGCGATCTTTAGGTTTCCCAGCGCTGAAATCGAAGGTGGGGAGGCGGTCGAACGAATGTGGCTAATCATCCATTCGAACGATCGCGGCAAGTATCGCGGCCGTTTGGCGAATACCCCTGCGAGTAGACCCGACGATGCCCGGCTAGATCATGGAGCGTGGATCGACTTTGAAGCACGGCACATCATAAATTGGGAATACGCCAGCGAAGATAGCAAGGCGGCCATCGCCGACCCCAACTCGGATTTCTGGACCGACGTTTAATGCTTGCTCCGAAAAAAAGCTCGTAGCGCGTCGCCGCCCCGAATTGTTAAAGAGATAGATATGCCTAGCCCAACCGCAAAGACCCGATCCAAGGCCCGCGCCGCCGCGCGCCTCGCCGCCGTGCAGGCGCTGTATCAGCAGGAGATGGAGAAGACCCCCCTGCCCCAGCTGCTCACCGAGTTTCACCAGCACCGGCTGGGCGCGACAATCGAGGATGAGGAATATATCGACGCCGATCCGATGTTCTTCGACGATATCGTCAAGGGCGTCGATGCGCGCCGCGACGAGATCGACGCGCTGATCGCGTCGAAGCTGACGGCGGACTGGAGCTTCGACCGGATCGACCGCCCGATGCGCCAGATCCT
The genomic region above belongs to Sphingomonas sp. J315 and contains:
- the hisD gene encoding histidinol dehydrogenase, which encodes MIRLSTSEPGFAQAFRELVDARREADADVARDVRTIVASVRDEGDAALHAFTRKFDKHDLNETGWRIEKSDCAVAFDALAPDLRNALQLAASRITAYHALQKPSDSDTTDTAGIRTGARWSAVEAAGVYVPGGRAAYPSSVLMNAIPAKVAGVDRVVMVTPTPDGEINPLVLAAAHIAGVDEIWRVGGAQAIAALAYGTGRIAAVDVITGPGNAWVAEAKRQLYGVVGIDMVAGPSEIVVVADGKNDPEWIAADLLSQSEHDPTSQSILITDDAVLAGKVAEAVDRQIGELSTRNVARQSWDANGAIILTANLDEAIPLVNKLAPEHLELAVDDPDALFARVRHAGSVFLGRMTPEAIGDYVAGPNHVLPTGRRARFASGLSVLDFMKRTSFLALDAQGLAAIGPAAVALAEAEGLPAHAKSVALRLGHPR
- the nusB gene encoding transcription antitermination factor NusB, with amino-acid sequence MPSPTAKTRSKARAAARLAAVQALYQQEMEKTPLPQLLTEFHQHRLGATIEDEEYIDADPMFFDDIVKGVDARRDEIDALIASKLTADWSFDRIDRPMRQILRAGTYELLARKDVPTGAAISEYLDVTDAFYDRREKGFVNGLLDAIAKVVRA